In one window of Rhinopithecus roxellana isolate Shanxi Qingling chromosome 15, ASM756505v1, whole genome shotgun sequence DNA:
- the ROBO4 gene encoding roundabout homolog 4 isoform X2 gives MGSGGESLRGGRASQPLLLLLIMGGMAQDFPPQILVHPQDQLFQGPGPARMSCRASGQPPPTIRWLLNGQPLSMVPPDPHHLLPDGTLLLLQPPARGHAHDGQALSTDLGVYTCEASNRLGTAVSRGARLSVAVLREDFQIQPRDMVAMVGEQLTLECGPPWGHPEPTVSWWKDGNPLVLQPGRHTVSGGSLLMARAEKSDAGAYMCVATNSAGHRESRAARVSIQEPEDYTEPVELLAVRIQLENVTLLNPGPAKGPKPGPAVWLSWKVSGPAAPAQSYTALFRTQTAPGGQGAPWAEELLGGWQSAELGGLHWGQDYEFKVRPSSGRARGPDSNVLLLRLPEKVPSAPPQEVTLKPGNGSVLVSWVPPPAENHNGIIRGYQVWSLGNTSLPPANWTVVGEQTQLEIATRMPGSYCVQVAAVTGAGAGEPSSPVCLLLEQAMERATREPTEHGPWTLEQLRATLKRPEVIATCGVVLWLLLLGTAVCIHRRRQAGVHLGPGLYRYTSKDAILKHRMDHSDSQWLADTWRSTSGSRDLSSSSSLSSRLGADSRDPLDCHRSLLSWDSRSPGVPLLPDTSTFYGSLIAELPSSPPARPSPQVPAVRRLPPQLARLSSPCSSSDSLCSRRGLSSPRLSLAPTEAWKAKKKQELQHVNSSPLLRGSQPLELRACELGNRGSKNLSQSPGAVPQALVAWRALGPKLLSSSNELVTRPLPPGPLFPHETPPTQSQQIQPPVAPQAPSSILLATAPIPILSPCSPPSPQASSLSGPSPASSHLSSSSLSSLGEDQDSVLTPEEVALCLELSEGEETPRNSVSPMPRAPSPPTTYGYISTPTASEFTGMGRTGGGVGPEGGVLLCPPRPCLTPTPSEGSLANGWGSASEDNAASARASLVSSSDGSFLADAHFAQALAVAVDSFGFGLEPREADCVFTDASSPPSPRDDIFLTPSLSLPLWEWRPDWLEDMEVNHTQRLGRGMPPWSPDSQISSQRSQLHCPVPKAGASSVDYS, from the exons ATGGGCTCTGGAGGAGAGAGCCTCCGGGGGGGCCgggcttcccagcctctgctGCTCCTGCTCATCATGG GAGGCATGGCTCAGGACTTCCCGCCCCAGATCCTAGTCCACCCCCAGGACCAGCTGTTCCAGGGCCCTGGCCCTGCCAGGATGAGCTGCCGAGCCTCGGGCCAGCCACCTCCCACCATCCGCTGGCTGCTGAATGGGCAGCCCCTGAGCATGGTGCCCCCAGACCCACACCACCTCCTGCCTGATGGGACCCTTCTGCTGCTGCAGCCCCCTGCCCGGGGACATGCCCACGATGGCCAGGCCCTGTCCACAGACCTTGGTGTCTACACATGTGAAGCCAGCAACCGGCTGGGCACGGCAGTCAGCAGAGGCGCTCGGCTCTCTGTGGCTG TCCTCCGGGAGGATTTCCAGATCCAGCCTCGGGACATGGTAGCTATGGTGGGTGAGCAGTTAACTCTGGAATGTGGGCCGCCCTGGGGCCACCCGGAGCCCACAGTCTCATGGTGGAAAGATGGGAACCCCCTGGTCCTCCAGCCCGGAAGGCACACA GTGTCCGGGGGGTCCCTGCTGATGGCAAGAGCAGAGAAGAGTGACGCAGGGGCCTACATGTGTGTGGCCACCAACAGCGCAGGACACAGGGAGAGCCGCGCAGCCCGGGTGTCCATCCAGG AGCCCGAGGACTACACAGAGCCTGTGGAGCTTTTGGCTGTGCGAATTCAGCTGGAAAATGTGACACTGCTGAACCCGGGCCCCGCAAAGGGCCCCAAGCCTGGACCGGCTGTGTGGCTCAGCTGGAAG GTGAGCGGTCCTGCTGCACCTGCCCAATCTTACACGGCCTTGTTCAGGACCCAGACTGCCCCGGGAGGCCAGGGAGCTCCGTGGGCAGAGGAGCTGCTGGGCGGCTGGCAGAGCGCAGAGCTTGGAGGCCTCCACTGGGGCCAAGACTATGAGTTCAAAGTGAGACCATCCTCCGGCCGGGCTCGAGGCCCTGACAGCAACGTGCTGCTCCTGAGGCTGCCGGAAAAAG TGCCCAGTGCCCCACCCCAGGAGGTGACCCTAAAACCTGGCAATGGCAGTGTCCTTGTGAGCTGGGTCCCACCACCTGCTGAAAACCACAATGGCATCATCCGTGGCTACCAG GtctggagcctgggcaacacgtcACTGCCCCCAGCCAACTGGACTGTAGTTGGTGAGCAGACCCAGCTGGAAATCGCCACCCGCATGCCAGGTTCCTACTGTGTGCAAGTGGCTGCAGTCACTGGTGCTGGAGCTGGGGAACCCAGTAGCCCTGTCTGCCTCCTTTTAG AGCAGGCCATGGAGCGAGCCACCCGAGAACCCACTGAGCatggtccctggaccctggaGCAGCTGAGGGCCACCTTGAAGCGGCCTGAGGTCATTGCCACCTGTGGTGTTGTGCTCTGGCTGCTGCTTCTGGGTACCGCTGTGTGTATCCACCGCCGGCGCCAAGCTGGGGTGCACCTGGGCCCAG GTCTGTACAGATATACCAGTAAGGACGCCATCCTAAAACACAG GATGGATCACAGTGACTCCCAGTGGTTGGCAGACACTTGGCGTTCCACCTCTGGCTCTCGGGActtgagcagcagcagcagcctcagcAGTAGGCTGGGGGCGGACTCCCGGGACCCGCTAGACTGTCATCGCTCCT TGCTCTCCTGGGACTCCCGAAGCCCTGGCGTGCCCCTGCTTCCAGATACCAGCACTTTTTATGGCTCCCTCATCGCTGAGCTGCCCTCCAGTCCCCCAGCCAGGCCAAGTCCCCAGGTCCCAGCGGTCAGGCGCCTACCACCCCAGCTGGCCCGGCTCTCCAGCCCCTGTTCCAGCTCAGACAGCCTCTGCAGCCGCAGGGGACTCTCTTCTCCACGCTTGTCTCTGGCCCCTACAGAGGCTTGGAAGGCCAAAAAGAAGCAGG AGCTGCAGCATGTCAACAGTTCCCCACTGCTCCGGGGGAGCCAACCCTTGGAGCTCCGGGCCTGTGAGTTGGGAAATAGAGGTTCCAAGAACCTTTCCCAAAGCCCAG GAGCTGTGCCCCAAGCTCTGGTTGCTTGGCGGGCCCTGGGACCGAAACTCCTCAGCTCCTCAAATGAGCTGGTTACTCGTCCTCTCCCTCCAGGACCCCTCTTTCCTCATGAAACTCCCCCTACTCAGAGTCAACAGATCCA GCCTCCGGTGGCACCACAGGCTCCCTCCTCCATCCTGCTGGCAACAGCCCCCATTCCCATCCTTAGCCCTTGCAGTCCCCCTAGCCCTCAGGCCTCTTCCCTCTCTGGCCCCAGCCCAGCTTCCAGTCACCTGTCCAGCTCTTCACTGTCATCCCTGGGGGAGGATCAAGACAGCGTGCTGACCCCTGAGGAGGTAGCCCTGTGTTTGGAACTCAGTGAGGGTGAGGAGACTCCCAG GAACAGCGTCTCTCCCATGCCAAGAGCTCCTTCACCCCCCACCACCTATGGGTATATCAGCACCCCAACAGCCTCAGAGTTCACGGGCATGGGCAGGACCGGAGGAGGGGTGGGGCCTGAGGGGGGAGTCTTGCTGTGCCCACCTCGGCCCTGCCTCACCCCCACTCCCAGCGAGGGCTCCTTAGCCAATGGTTGGGGCTCAGCCTCTGAGGACAATGCTGCCAGCGCCAGAGCCAGCCTTGTCAGCTCCTCTGATGGCTCCTTCCTCGCTGATGCCCACTTTGCCCAGGCCCTGGCAGTGGCAGTGGATAGCTTTGGTTTTGGTCTAGAGCCCAGGGAGGCAGACTGCGTCTTCACAG ATGCCTCATCACCTCCCTCCCCAAGGGATGACATCTTCCTGAcccccagcctctccctgcccctgTGGGAGTGGAGGCCAGACTGGTTGGAAGATATGGAGGTCAACCACACCCAGCGGCTGGGAAGGGGGATGCCTCCCTGGTCCCCTGACTCTCAGATCTCTTCCCAGAGAAGTCAGCTCCACTGTCCTGTGCCCAAGGCTGGTG CTTCTTCTGTAGATTACTCCTGA
- the ROBO4 gene encoding roundabout homolog 4 isoform X3 → MGSGGESLRGGRASQPLLLLLIMGGMAQDFPPQILVHPQDQLFQGPGPARMSCRASGQPPPTIRWLLNGQPLSMVPPDPHHLLPDGTLLLLQPPARGHAHDGQALSTDLGVYTCEASNRLGTAVSRGARLSVAVLREDFQIQPRDMVAMVGEQLTLECGPPWGHPEPTVSWWKDGNPLVLQPGRHTVSGGSLLMARAEKSDAGAYMCVATNSAGHRESRAARVSIQEPEDYTEPVELLAVRIQLENVTLLNPGPAKGPKPGPAVWLSWKVSGPAAPAQSYTALFRTQTAPGGQGAPWAEELLGGWQSAELGGLHWGQDYEFKVRPSSGRARGPDSNVLLLRLPEKEFCIPLLCALRKVPGQRSKENLLWLSKDPLSARPCQALDLPDPVSPHSPPWGIIPNVWSLGNTSLPPANWTVVGEQTQLEIATRMPGSYCVQVAAVTGAGAGEPSSPVCLLLEQAMERATREPTEHGPWTLEQLRATLKRPEVIATCGVVLWLLLLGTAVCIHRRRQAGVHLGPGLYRYTSKDAILKHRMDHSDSQWLADTWRSTSGSRDLSSSSSLSSRLGADSRDPLDCHRSLLSWDSRSPGVPLLPDTSTFYGSLIAELPSSPPARPSPQVPAVRRLPPQLARLSSPCSSSDSLCSRRGLSSPRLSLAPTEAWKAKKKQELQHVNSSPLLRGSQPLELRACELGNRGSKNLSQSPGAVPQALVAWRALGPKLLSSSNELVTRPLPPGPLFPHETPPTQSQQIHPASSHLSSSSLSSLGEDQDSVLTPEEVALCLELSEGEETPRNSVSPMPRAPSPPTTYGYISTPTASEFTGMGRTGGGVGPEGGVLLCPPRPCLTPTPSEGSLANGWGSASEDNAASARASLVSSSDGSFLADAHFAQALAVAVDSFGFGLEPREADCVFTDASSPPSPRDDIFLTPSLSLPLWEWRPDWLEDMEVNHTQRLGRGMPPWSPDSQISSQRSQLHCPVPKAGASSVDYS, encoded by the exons ATGGGCTCTGGAGGAGAGAGCCTCCGGGGGGGCCgggcttcccagcctctgctGCTCCTGCTCATCATGG GAGGCATGGCTCAGGACTTCCCGCCCCAGATCCTAGTCCACCCCCAGGACCAGCTGTTCCAGGGCCCTGGCCCTGCCAGGATGAGCTGCCGAGCCTCGGGCCAGCCACCTCCCACCATCCGCTGGCTGCTGAATGGGCAGCCCCTGAGCATGGTGCCCCCAGACCCACACCACCTCCTGCCTGATGGGACCCTTCTGCTGCTGCAGCCCCCTGCCCGGGGACATGCCCACGATGGCCAGGCCCTGTCCACAGACCTTGGTGTCTACACATGTGAAGCCAGCAACCGGCTGGGCACGGCAGTCAGCAGAGGCGCTCGGCTCTCTGTGGCTG TCCTCCGGGAGGATTTCCAGATCCAGCCTCGGGACATGGTAGCTATGGTGGGTGAGCAGTTAACTCTGGAATGTGGGCCGCCCTGGGGCCACCCGGAGCCCACAGTCTCATGGTGGAAAGATGGGAACCCCCTGGTCCTCCAGCCCGGAAGGCACACA GTGTCCGGGGGGTCCCTGCTGATGGCAAGAGCAGAGAAGAGTGACGCAGGGGCCTACATGTGTGTGGCCACCAACAGCGCAGGACACAGGGAGAGCCGCGCAGCCCGGGTGTCCATCCAGG AGCCCGAGGACTACACAGAGCCTGTGGAGCTTTTGGCTGTGCGAATTCAGCTGGAAAATGTGACACTGCTGAACCCGGGCCCCGCAAAGGGCCCCAAGCCTGGACCGGCTGTGTGGCTCAGCTGGAAG GTGAGCGGTCCTGCTGCACCTGCCCAATCTTACACGGCCTTGTTCAGGACCCAGACTGCCCCGGGAGGCCAGGGAGCTCCGTGGGCAGAGGAGCTGCTGGGCGGCTGGCAGAGCGCAGAGCTTGGAGGCCTCCACTGGGGCCAAGACTATGAGTTCAAAGTGAGACCATCCTCCGGCCGGGCTCGAGGCCCTGACAGCAACGTGCTGCTCCTGAGGCTGCCGGAAAAAG AGTTCTGCATACCCTTGCTCTGCGCACTGAGAAAGGTACCTGGGCAGCGAAGCAAAGAAAACCTTCTTTGGCTGAGCAAGGACCCACTGTCTGCCAGACCCTGCCAAGCACTTGACCTCCCTGATCCTGTTTCACCTCACAGTCCACCCTGGGGTATTATCCCCAAC GtctggagcctgggcaacacgtcACTGCCCCCAGCCAACTGGACTGTAGTTGGTGAGCAGACCCAGCTGGAAATCGCCACCCGCATGCCAGGTTCCTACTGTGTGCAAGTGGCTGCAGTCACTGGTGCTGGAGCTGGGGAACCCAGTAGCCCTGTCTGCCTCCTTTTAG AGCAGGCCATGGAGCGAGCCACCCGAGAACCCACTGAGCatggtccctggaccctggaGCAGCTGAGGGCCACCTTGAAGCGGCCTGAGGTCATTGCCACCTGTGGTGTTGTGCTCTGGCTGCTGCTTCTGGGTACCGCTGTGTGTATCCACCGCCGGCGCCAAGCTGGGGTGCACCTGGGCCCAG GTCTGTACAGATATACCAGTAAGGACGCCATCCTAAAACACAG GATGGATCACAGTGACTCCCAGTGGTTGGCAGACACTTGGCGTTCCACCTCTGGCTCTCGGGActtgagcagcagcagcagcctcagcAGTAGGCTGGGGGCGGACTCCCGGGACCCGCTAGACTGTCATCGCTCCT TGCTCTCCTGGGACTCCCGAAGCCCTGGCGTGCCCCTGCTTCCAGATACCAGCACTTTTTATGGCTCCCTCATCGCTGAGCTGCCCTCCAGTCCCCCAGCCAGGCCAAGTCCCCAGGTCCCAGCGGTCAGGCGCCTACCACCCCAGCTGGCCCGGCTCTCCAGCCCCTGTTCCAGCTCAGACAGCCTCTGCAGCCGCAGGGGACTCTCTTCTCCACGCTTGTCTCTGGCCCCTACAGAGGCTTGGAAGGCCAAAAAGAAGCAGG AGCTGCAGCATGTCAACAGTTCCCCACTGCTCCGGGGGAGCCAACCCTTGGAGCTCCGGGCCTGTGAGTTGGGAAATAGAGGTTCCAAGAACCTTTCCCAAAGCCCAG GAGCTGTGCCCCAAGCTCTGGTTGCTTGGCGGGCCCTGGGACCGAAACTCCTCAGCTCCTCAAATGAGCTGGTTACTCGTCCTCTCCCTCCAGGACCCCTCTTTCCTCATGAAACTCCCCCTACTCAGAGTCAACAGATCCA CCCAGCTTCCAGTCACCTGTCCAGCTCTTCACTGTCATCCCTGGGGGAGGATCAAGACAGCGTGCTGACCCCTGAGGAGGTAGCCCTGTGTTTGGAACTCAGTGAGGGTGAGGAGACTCCCAG GAACAGCGTCTCTCCCATGCCAAGAGCTCCTTCACCCCCCACCACCTATGGGTATATCAGCACCCCAACAGCCTCAGAGTTCACGGGCATGGGCAGGACCGGAGGAGGGGTGGGGCCTGAGGGGGGAGTCTTGCTGTGCCCACCTCGGCCCTGCCTCACCCCCACTCCCAGCGAGGGCTCCTTAGCCAATGGTTGGGGCTCAGCCTCTGAGGACAATGCTGCCAGCGCCAGAGCCAGCCTTGTCAGCTCCTCTGATGGCTCCTTCCTCGCTGATGCCCACTTTGCCCAGGCCCTGGCAGTGGCAGTGGATAGCTTTGGTTTTGGTCTAGAGCCCAGGGAGGCAGACTGCGTCTTCACAG ATGCCTCATCACCTCCCTCCCCAAGGGATGACATCTTCCTGAcccccagcctctccctgcccctgTGGGAGTGGAGGCCAGACTGGTTGGAAGATATGGAGGTCAACCACACCCAGCGGCTGGGAAGGGGGATGCCTCCCTGGTCCCCTGACTCTCAGATCTCTTCCCAGAGAAGTCAGCTCCACTGTCCTGTGCCCAAGGCTGGTG CTTCTTCTGTAGATTACTCCTGA
- the ROBO4 gene encoding roundabout homolog 4 isoform X1 — translation MGSGGESLRGGRASQPLLLLLIMGGMAQDFPPQILVHPQDQLFQGPGPARMSCRASGQPPPTIRWLLNGQPLSMVPPDPHHLLPDGTLLLLQPPARGHAHDGQALSTDLGVYTCEASNRLGTAVSRGARLSVAVLREDFQIQPRDMVAMVGEQLTLECGPPWGHPEPTVSWWKDGNPLVLQPGRHTVSGGSLLMARAEKSDAGAYMCVATNSAGHRESRAARVSIQEPEDYTEPVELLAVRIQLENVTLLNPGPAKGPKPGPAVWLSWKVSGPAAPAQSYTALFRTQTAPGGQGAPWAEELLGGWQSAELGGLHWGQDYEFKVRPSSGRARGPDSNVLLLRLPEKEFCIPLLCALRKVPGQRSKENLLWLSKDPLSARPCQALDLPDPVSPHSPPWGIIPNVWSLGNTSLPPANWTVVGEQTQLEIATRMPGSYCVQVAAVTGAGAGEPSSPVCLLLEQAMERATREPTEHGPWTLEQLRATLKRPEVIATCGVVLWLLLLGTAVCIHRRRQAGVHLGPGLYRYTSKDAILKHRMDHSDSQWLADTWRSTSGSRDLSSSSSLSSRLGADSRDPLDCHRSLLSWDSRSPGVPLLPDTSTFYGSLIAELPSSPPARPSPQVPAVRRLPPQLARLSSPCSSSDSLCSRRGLSSPRLSLAPTEAWKAKKKQELQHVNSSPLLRGSQPLELRACELGNRGSKNLSQSPGAVPQALVAWRALGPKLLSSSNELVTRPLPPGPLFPHETPPTQSQQIQPPVAPQAPSSILLATAPIPILSPCSPPSPQASSLSGPSPASSHLSSSSLSSLGEDQDSVLTPEEVALCLELSEGEETPRNSVSPMPRAPSPPTTYGYISTPTASEFTGMGRTGGGVGPEGGVLLCPPRPCLTPTPSEGSLANGWGSASEDNAASARASLVSSSDGSFLADAHFAQALAVAVDSFGFGLEPREADCVFTDASSPPSPRDDIFLTPSLSLPLWEWRPDWLEDMEVNHTQRLGRGMPPWSPDSQISSQRSQLHCPVPKAGASSVDYS, via the exons ATGGGCTCTGGAGGAGAGAGCCTCCGGGGGGGCCgggcttcccagcctctgctGCTCCTGCTCATCATGG GAGGCATGGCTCAGGACTTCCCGCCCCAGATCCTAGTCCACCCCCAGGACCAGCTGTTCCAGGGCCCTGGCCCTGCCAGGATGAGCTGCCGAGCCTCGGGCCAGCCACCTCCCACCATCCGCTGGCTGCTGAATGGGCAGCCCCTGAGCATGGTGCCCCCAGACCCACACCACCTCCTGCCTGATGGGACCCTTCTGCTGCTGCAGCCCCCTGCCCGGGGACATGCCCACGATGGCCAGGCCCTGTCCACAGACCTTGGTGTCTACACATGTGAAGCCAGCAACCGGCTGGGCACGGCAGTCAGCAGAGGCGCTCGGCTCTCTGTGGCTG TCCTCCGGGAGGATTTCCAGATCCAGCCTCGGGACATGGTAGCTATGGTGGGTGAGCAGTTAACTCTGGAATGTGGGCCGCCCTGGGGCCACCCGGAGCCCACAGTCTCATGGTGGAAAGATGGGAACCCCCTGGTCCTCCAGCCCGGAAGGCACACA GTGTCCGGGGGGTCCCTGCTGATGGCAAGAGCAGAGAAGAGTGACGCAGGGGCCTACATGTGTGTGGCCACCAACAGCGCAGGACACAGGGAGAGCCGCGCAGCCCGGGTGTCCATCCAGG AGCCCGAGGACTACACAGAGCCTGTGGAGCTTTTGGCTGTGCGAATTCAGCTGGAAAATGTGACACTGCTGAACCCGGGCCCCGCAAAGGGCCCCAAGCCTGGACCGGCTGTGTGGCTCAGCTGGAAG GTGAGCGGTCCTGCTGCACCTGCCCAATCTTACACGGCCTTGTTCAGGACCCAGACTGCCCCGGGAGGCCAGGGAGCTCCGTGGGCAGAGGAGCTGCTGGGCGGCTGGCAGAGCGCAGAGCTTGGAGGCCTCCACTGGGGCCAAGACTATGAGTTCAAAGTGAGACCATCCTCCGGCCGGGCTCGAGGCCCTGACAGCAACGTGCTGCTCCTGAGGCTGCCGGAAAAAG AGTTCTGCATACCCTTGCTCTGCGCACTGAGAAAGGTACCTGGGCAGCGAAGCAAAGAAAACCTTCTTTGGCTGAGCAAGGACCCACTGTCTGCCAGACCCTGCCAAGCACTTGACCTCCCTGATCCTGTTTCACCTCACAGTCCACCCTGGGGTATTATCCCCAAC GtctggagcctgggcaacacgtcACTGCCCCCAGCCAACTGGACTGTAGTTGGTGAGCAGACCCAGCTGGAAATCGCCACCCGCATGCCAGGTTCCTACTGTGTGCAAGTGGCTGCAGTCACTGGTGCTGGAGCTGGGGAACCCAGTAGCCCTGTCTGCCTCCTTTTAG AGCAGGCCATGGAGCGAGCCACCCGAGAACCCACTGAGCatggtccctggaccctggaGCAGCTGAGGGCCACCTTGAAGCGGCCTGAGGTCATTGCCACCTGTGGTGTTGTGCTCTGGCTGCTGCTTCTGGGTACCGCTGTGTGTATCCACCGCCGGCGCCAAGCTGGGGTGCACCTGGGCCCAG GTCTGTACAGATATACCAGTAAGGACGCCATCCTAAAACACAG GATGGATCACAGTGACTCCCAGTGGTTGGCAGACACTTGGCGTTCCACCTCTGGCTCTCGGGActtgagcagcagcagcagcctcagcAGTAGGCTGGGGGCGGACTCCCGGGACCCGCTAGACTGTCATCGCTCCT TGCTCTCCTGGGACTCCCGAAGCCCTGGCGTGCCCCTGCTTCCAGATACCAGCACTTTTTATGGCTCCCTCATCGCTGAGCTGCCCTCCAGTCCCCCAGCCAGGCCAAGTCCCCAGGTCCCAGCGGTCAGGCGCCTACCACCCCAGCTGGCCCGGCTCTCCAGCCCCTGTTCCAGCTCAGACAGCCTCTGCAGCCGCAGGGGACTCTCTTCTCCACGCTTGTCTCTGGCCCCTACAGAGGCTTGGAAGGCCAAAAAGAAGCAGG AGCTGCAGCATGTCAACAGTTCCCCACTGCTCCGGGGGAGCCAACCCTTGGAGCTCCGGGCCTGTGAGTTGGGAAATAGAGGTTCCAAGAACCTTTCCCAAAGCCCAG GAGCTGTGCCCCAAGCTCTGGTTGCTTGGCGGGCCCTGGGACCGAAACTCCTCAGCTCCTCAAATGAGCTGGTTACTCGTCCTCTCCCTCCAGGACCCCTCTTTCCTCATGAAACTCCCCCTACTCAGAGTCAACAGATCCA GCCTCCGGTGGCACCACAGGCTCCCTCCTCCATCCTGCTGGCAACAGCCCCCATTCCCATCCTTAGCCCTTGCAGTCCCCCTAGCCCTCAGGCCTCTTCCCTCTCTGGCCCCAGCCCAGCTTCCAGTCACCTGTCCAGCTCTTCACTGTCATCCCTGGGGGAGGATCAAGACAGCGTGCTGACCCCTGAGGAGGTAGCCCTGTGTTTGGAACTCAGTGAGGGTGAGGAGACTCCCAG GAACAGCGTCTCTCCCATGCCAAGAGCTCCTTCACCCCCCACCACCTATGGGTATATCAGCACCCCAACAGCCTCAGAGTTCACGGGCATGGGCAGGACCGGAGGAGGGGTGGGGCCTGAGGGGGGAGTCTTGCTGTGCCCACCTCGGCCCTGCCTCACCCCCACTCCCAGCGAGGGCTCCTTAGCCAATGGTTGGGGCTCAGCCTCTGAGGACAATGCTGCCAGCGCCAGAGCCAGCCTTGTCAGCTCCTCTGATGGCTCCTTCCTCGCTGATGCCCACTTTGCCCAGGCCCTGGCAGTGGCAGTGGATAGCTTTGGTTTTGGTCTAGAGCCCAGGGAGGCAGACTGCGTCTTCACAG ATGCCTCATCACCTCCCTCCCCAAGGGATGACATCTTCCTGAcccccagcctctccctgcccctgTGGGAGTGGAGGCCAGACTGGTTGGAAGATATGGAGGTCAACCACACCCAGCGGCTGGGAAGGGGGATGCCTCCCTGGTCCCCTGACTCTCAGATCTCTTCCCAGAGAAGTCAGCTCCACTGTCCTGTGCCCAAGGCTGGTG CTTCTTCTGTAGATTACTCCTGA